From Onychostoma macrolepis isolate SWU-2019 chromosome 05, ASM1243209v1, whole genome shotgun sequence:
tcttcctcagcatattagaatgatttctgaaggctcatgggatactgaagactgaagtaaattcagctttgccatcactggagtaaattacattttaaaattagaaaatagtcattttaaaatcataataatatttcagaatggtactattttttaaatcaaataaattctgccttttatttatttatttttaaatgcaacaaCTGAGCATAATTAATGTTAACCTCAAACTTGAAATTAACCTAAAATTAGctaaaaattaaatctattaGAATGTTAGAGCTGTggtgcaaaataaaatatataaaaaaataagcatacaatgtattaatattaaccaagattaataaTTGCTTTGGAAtgttgttcatttttagttcatcATAACAAATGAATtttctaatgttacaaatttaaactttttgtaAGTAGCAGAGCATGATCCGTGTTTAAATAATCTGTACTTGCTCGTCATAATCATCCCACATACACTTTCCAGATTATTTGCTGCAAATATTTTCCAGTACATCAACAgtacccccccccaaaaaaaaactatgagGGCCTAAAAATGAGAACCTAGCTTCGCTGACTCTGAGTCTGTTGTGCAAGTACACTTACGAAGTTGTGCATGGTAAGAGGAACATCATCCAGCACTTCTACCAGAAGCTCTTCCCCTACGAGGGGTGTGATGTCAGTGTCCCATTCTGTAAGTCTCTTCCGGCTGGccaaaaaaagaacaaagtcAAAACAACTTACTAACTTACTAAGTTTACAACAAACTTactaattttttcattttaagagCCAAATTCTTAGGCATACCTACCCTTCAAGAAGGCGAAAGACAGCACAGCAATCCTGGCTTAGGCCTCTGACTTTCAGGGCTTTATCTAGACTATCATAGACAGTTTGTCCAGGCCGAACATTTACCTGAACACATGGTCACATAGTGCTATCAATGTGtgatcacaaacacacaacctCTAATTAccaatatatacatacacaggtTATATTAGCTATTCCAAATCTTcattaacaacaataaaaggcattttaaacaaatcagaCTCCAGTAAATGAACCCTCACCACCGTCCGCTGCTTGTTGGGGAGGTAGACACGAATGGTGCCCCCACCTCGGGGTGTGTCATCCGGGCTGGTTTCCCCCGAAGAGGAACAGGAGGAGGTGTTGGACATGGTGTCTCCAAAGGGGCAGTGAGGGACTGGCAGCACTGACACTCAGTCGGCCGCAAGAAAGAGTTACACACCAGGGCAAAGCAGGAAGAAGCCCTCATCTGGAGCCTGGGATGGAAAacagtgtgtatgtatgtgtgtgtatatatatatatatatatatatatatatatataaacctccCTCACACCTACATGTGATTGTTGCTgaatatttgacattttcaaatttcaaattttttcaaacatttattcaatttcagaattcattcaaatgttttttcaaAGCTGAAAGTATTTAACAACCTGGTAATAATACACTCTAAATTGGTTGCCAGTTGAATTTCCAATTCAAAATTCAGCACAAAAACACTGCAGGCGTGGTCATTTGAAATTACACTGTATTGAGAAAAACCAAACTGATAACTCTGAATCATGTGTCAGTGGAGCTTGTAAGTGCGTAAAGAAATACTAGTTTTTACACAGGTCATTTAGTGTGATAAAAACTATATGAAACAGATGTAGAAGGAAATGCCCCAAATAAAGATATCCGACGTCGTTCAAACTCCTTTCAACATTTTAGTCTATAATTATAGATTATAATTTAAGTCTTAAGGCTATCAAACTCTGAAATGAAGCCATTTAATCCAGACACGTAGGAACAAGTACTTCAGATTGAacgttttatgatttttaatgcaGTATACAGTCTTCGCAACCTTAAACCACAAGTATTGTGCATACTGGAAACCACTGCAGTTGCACCATCGTGCAAACCTTCACTGGTGTGGAACAGATATATTACAGCACCAAAAGAGCATGTAATAACCAAATACAGATCTTACACTTACATCCCCcaatataattacaaatatatgtatatatacacacacttttaGAATCATTCAcgaccttatttatttatatatagaaatatatagaaattaTAGCTGCAAAAAATCCCATGTCTAAACCAGTCCTCTGTGATCAATCCTTGTTCAAAAGCGCTTAGAAAGGCAAAGTAACACCCCATCACTTCATGTCACATCTGCAGTATAGAGTGTAACCACAGAAATGTGCAGCAGCCTGCAATGAAGATGAGCTGGCTGGGTTTAGCTAAGAGTGATGTGCCTGATCATTTGATCTGCTTTTACTATATCACAGGCCATGCACTCCTAGCTTGTTCAATTTACCAAGACATTACTCAGTATTATGACTGAAGAATAAAAGCATATTAGCTAAATATGGATCCTTAAGTCCTGTCAGGTGCCTTTTTCGTGCTGAAGGAGGGAATCCTGTTTTCATAAGGCGGAAAGGGATTAGACGACTAGCTGCTAGCTAGCTAACGTAGTGTTGCTAATGCTGTCTAAAAGTTGAAAAATTAGTCAATCTGAATTTTGTAGCCGCGGCGGTATGAATTAAGGCGATTTACACCTGCGAGTAATATTTCTGCAAACTACGCAGCCCGTTCGTGAGACTCACTTAGCATTTTTCGCTTCAGAGTAAATACTCACCTGAGACAGCCATCTTGAATTCTCTCAGTCTCAAGTCGGATCAGCAAAGAATTTCAGGGAAAGCGGAACAGCGAAAGCTCGCGCTCTGATTGGTCGAGATCTGTGAAACGAGCCATTGATTGGTCAACTATTGTGGTACTTTGTAGCAAGGGAATGAGAAAGGGGTGTGTGCTGCGGGTAACGAATGTGAAGTTTTTCCAAGCATTAAAGAAACCTACAAAGCTGCTATAACATTCTAAatatattgttcaaaatgtttatatgtttgttagaatcaaacaaaacagttcaaaGCAAAAACTCCGTTTAAATATTCAATACAAGCCTATTCATAAGGAATAATGATAAAcaataaaagcataaaacaaaacatacaaatgtaAAGAACGTTTTTTAATGTTCAGGTGACTCTgtacaaaacatttaatttgcgGAAGTGACAACATAATACTGAAAGAAATTCATCCATCTTTTTAAATGTCACAACTAAATTGAAAAAAGACCGCTTTATCGGTGGAATTACATTGAAAATGTCCATTTTGACAGAACAACGCAGGTTTCTCATGAGTACATTGGGCTATTCCACACTTAAAAATTTTCTCTTTTTGGCAGTGCGTGTGTAAGAATGGAGTCGCCATTCAACATCTGCAGTAGTCTCGTTCTCCAGTGTGCCGAGCTTGATCATGTACACTGAAAAAGGAAGATTAAACACAAATGAATAATGAGCAGAGAACATTAGTGCCTCTTCGCCAAACCAAAAAACAGAGCTGCTTACATTTCATCTCAAATCTGGGTCCAACCTCTGTCAACTCAACGTTCTTGTGATCGGTTTTCTTGTAGGTATGGTGTCTGCAATATACAAAGTCATTTCAAAGTCATTAAAACCAATCTTCTTAATTAGACTCAAAACCTTTAGAACAACAGTTCTAACAGACCATCACTCACCTGAAAGAGATGAAATCATCTGTATTTGCAAATGTAATAACACGTCTGCTATCCTCTTTGGGTACAGGAAACAGATACTTTAGGATGTTAGAGACCtagagaggaaaaaaatattttgctttcaTCTTAACACATAAATTCCATTACTAAACCAAGAAGCTTTTCAGAAGCTTTTAGAAAGTCACacggaaattaaaaaaaaaaaaaaaaaaaaatcagtaaagcCTAGTCTCGTTCTCTCTATCACATATGGTAAgacaataattgtttatttttttaaaacaggaaACTGAATATTAAACActctacactactgttcaaagaaGTCATTTACACGAACCAAGTCAGCATTTATTAGATCAAACGGTAAAAAAagcaatactgtgaaatattacaacttaaaataactcttttaatataaaatgtaatttatttctctgATGGAAACGCTaaattttcagtcttcagtgtcacatgattcttcagaaatcattctgtcctcaagaaacatttcaatgTTAAGCAATTGTGCtactcaatatttttgtggaatctgAGCTAcatttttaaggattctttaataaattgaaaatgtaaaagtacagctgcatttatttgaaatagaattattttgtaatattataaatgtctttactggccCTTCAAtcaatttgatgcatttttacataaaagaataaaagcattacattttttaaaaaaatattactgacccttttgaatggtagtgtggaTGAGAAACTAACTTTATTATTGTTTCCAAGAATACCAGAAATTATTTCCTGTATAACTCACCCTTCGGCCAAGACGTGACGTGAAGTTGTGGAAGATGAGGTGAGGGAAGGCCTCGGACATGGTGCCAATGTCTGGAACATCATGTCTCATTACCACATTATACAATGTGAAGTAGGCTGTCGGTCCAAAAGGAAGGTGACACACCACCAAACcatctacagaagaaagatgtaatgtaatgaaataaaagatgTAATGTACTGCACATTAAACTGGATATGCAATTAAAGCTATTTCAAAAAAACTTTCATAATATACCAAATGTTTACCAGGTATTGATACACTGTGCACTAAAACAGGAAACAGATGAAAACTATAACAGTCCATACCTGGTTGGCCTCTGGTCTCATGAACTATGACAAGATCACTGACATTATTAGCTTTGCACGCATGTACTAATGTTTTAACTTCATGGTTTCCTCTGTTCATACGTTGGGCCCCTGGAAACATCAGCTTCAtttcctgcaaaaaaaaaaaaagaaaagaatgccACCTAAATAAACCACAACCACTGATAGTCGACGGTTTCCCTTGCATCATTATGGTAAcatgaacatacaaaacatcagaTTAGAGTTAACGACGTAAAACTACATGCATTCACACAAAGAAACACTTTATCCTTACTGTCGAATATGAATAATAAGATTTAACATACTTTGGCAAACATCTTGAGTCTAGAGCTGGGGTCTCTGGATGTTGTGACCATAACTTTGGGGTCTTCCACTCCGGCCCATTTGTACTCATCATCCATATGAGAACTAACACCtatataatgtcacaaaatgtGTTTACATATGGTTGCAGATTAAACTGGATTCCAATATAAGTGACAGAAAAAAATTGTCACCTTCTCCACCCTCATCATCAAACTCCACCAGTTTCTGTAAGTCTAAAGCCTCCTTCCGAACTTCGGTGGGTAAAAGACGATTTTCTGCAAAAGATATGAACAGCGTAAAATGAGAAGCAGTCAAGCGCAATATATATCAGATAGGATAGGTGAGTTTGATAAGGTGATTAAGATATGGCTGGAGTCTCACCATCTAAAGCTGATTTGAGCTTCTGTTTTTTCTCTTCAATAGTGTACAGTCTGTC
This genomic window contains:
- the imp4 gene encoding U3 small nucleolar ribonucleoprotein protein IMP4; this translates as MLRREVRLRKEYLYRKAQEDRLYTIEEKKQKLKSALDENRLLPTEVRKEALDLQKLVEFDDEGGEGVSSHMDDEYKWAGVEDPKVMVTTSRDPSSRLKMFAKEMKLMFPGAQRMNRGNHEVKTLVHACKANNVSDLVIVHETRGQPDGLVVCHLPFGPTAYFTLYNVVMRHDVPDIGTMSEAFPHLIFHNFTSRLGRRVSNILKYLFPVPKEDSRRVITFANTDDFISFRHHTYKKTDHKNVELTEVGPRFEMKLYMIKLGTLENETTADVEWRLHSYTRTAKKRKFLSVE